The sequence GAACGCGACCAGCGGCGGACGCTCCTCCACCCGCCCGGCCATCTCGTACGGCGGCTGACCGGCCGGCCCGGGCGTCGGGTCCGCGTTCTCCGCCGGATGAACAACCGGCTCCTGGGCAACGACCGTCACACTGAGCCACAGACAACAGACGGCCGCCGACAGCAACGGCCGGCCCCGCCACCGTGCAAGCCGTACCGTGGACTCGAAGTGAATTGGATCCATGAGAGTTCTCCTTGTTGTTCAAGCTCGGCACGGGCGGCTCGGAATCCCGGTCCCGCCCGACACACCAGGATGGGATTCTACTCTCGAGACGAACCTGCCGCGCTCCTCCGGGCGGACGATCTCGCGAATACAACGACCGCGAGGATCTTCACACCGATGAGCCGGCAGTGCGGACGAGTCCTCAAGGCAGGCGCCACGGCCGCCAACCGATCACTCACGACAGCATTGCCGGGGAGGTCGTTGACAACAGGAGACCACTCTGTAATAATGCGATTATAGTTCTGACCTGGAAGGATTGCACAGATAGGCTTGGCCGCCTGTCCGGGGCGAACCTGGGCGAATGACACGGCACCTGGAGCCTCGCGGATCAACGCCGCGGCAAGAGCTCAGAAAAGTGGCCCGCCATGAAGCCGACAGCCTCAATCGCCGCTTTCCGCATTCCCAACAGCACCCGAGTTGAACCACTCTCTCGCTTCGCCTTCACCCTCATCGAGGTGCTCGTCGTCGTCTCGATCATCGCGTTGCTCGTGGCGATCCTGCTGCCGTCGCTCACAGCGGCCCGACAGCAGGCCAACACCACGGTATGCGGGGCCAACCTCCGCTCGATCGGCCAGGGCATCCTGATCTACATCGACGATCACAAGGGGGTCCTTCCTTCGTATACACGGGAGAGCCGGGTTGACTCAACCGTCTCGGTCTTCCAGAACAACCAGTTCTATCTCTACGGCGACTACGTCAACGGCTCGGGTCCGGACAAGGGCCGCCGACCGGTGAACAAGTACATCCACGGCAAGAGCGGCGTGTATCACTGCCCGCTCGATGCTCAGAACCCGGTCTACGCGGCCGCTATCGGACACGAGTACAAGGATACCTATCAGCGCTGGGGCAACAGCTATCCCTACAACGTGGCGTTGGGCAGTGTGTATTACTCGGGCCCGGCCTACGGGCTCGAAGCCAACTGCCTCCCGGTTCTCTACCAGAAGAGAATCGAACAGATCCGCGGCACGTCCCGGATCGTCATGGCGGGAGACATCACGTCCGTCTACCCGCAACATTGGACCTACAACAAGACCGCACCATGGTACGCCAGCTTCTTCACCCACGACCGGAAGAAGCCCAAATGCAATCTGCTGTTCGTGGACGGCCATGTCGCCCCGGCGATGATGCGCGATCCGCCGGGACATATCCTCAACGGGGATTACTCGATGGTGCTGCTCGGGACGCCTCCGGCATGGTACGGAGGCACGACTCCTTGAGCGGCGATCGAGGCGGGCAAAGGAGTACTATGCGCTCGACGTTCAGTCTCATCGGGTCCTTGCTGCTCGCGACTTTCTGTCACGCGGCGGATACGCGGCCCGCGCCGGACGGCCGTTGCATCCTGTCTTCGCCGGTGACCCACTCGGACTGGATGGTACGCAAGCCCGCCCCGAAGTGGGGCCCCGAAGGCGTACGACAGATCCTCGACCGCTGCCGAGAGGCCGGTCTCCACCGGGTCTACTGGCGGTGCTTTGACGGCGGCCGCGGTCTCTATCCCAGCCGTCTTCTGGAACCCCTGCACGGTTTCGACGAGGACAACTATCATCGCGGCCGCGATTCCGAATGGCTGCTGGACGTGCTCAAGCCGCTCGACTGGGGATCGTTTGACACCCTCAAGGAGGCGATCAACTACGGGCGCAAGATCGGCATCGAGGTCCACGCCTGGCTCTCGATCAACGAGGACGATCACGGCTGGGGCCTGACCAGCCGGTTCTCACGTGCGCA comes from Phycisphaerae bacterium and encodes:
- a CDS encoding type II secretion system protein, coding for MKPTASIAAFRIPNSTRVEPLSRFAFTLIEVLVVVSIIALLVAILLPSLTAARQQANTTVCGANLRSIGQGILIYIDDHKGVLPSYTRESRVDSTVSVFQNNQFYLYGDYVNGSGPDKGRRPVNKYIHGKSGVYHCPLDAQNPVYAAAIGHEYKDTYQRWGNSYPYNVALGSVYYSGPAYGLEANCLPVLYQKRIEQIRGTSRIVMAGDITSVYPQHWTYNKTAPWYASFFTHDRKKPKCNLLFVDGHVAPAMMRDPPGHILNGDYSMVLLGTPPAWYGGTTP